The following are from one region of the Paenalkalicoccus suaedae genome:
- a CDS encoding aldo/keto reductase, with protein MKQIQLGTSQVQTGEVGLGCMRMDSLSAKDARHVIDTALDVGITLFDHADIYGKGNSERVFASAIKDTPSLREKMIVQSKCGIRKGFFDFSKEHIITSVEESLKRLEMDYLDVLLLHRPDALMEPEEVAEAFTRLKEDGKVAYFGVSNQHPGQMELLKAYVREPLLINQVQLSVMHTPMIDASFNVNMYNREAINRDLGIMEYSRLHNMTIQAWSPFQYGMIEGTFMGNEDFPNLNKTLQELADKKGVTDSAIAIAWLLRLPLSVQPIVGTMNTSRLKDISKASEVELTREEWYELYRSAGNELP; from the coding sequence ATGAAACAGATTCAACTAGGCACGAGCCAAGTACAAACAGGGGAAGTAGGATTAGGATGTATGAGAATGGATTCCTTATCCGCGAAGGACGCTCGTCATGTAATAGATACAGCTCTTGACGTAGGCATCACATTGTTTGATCATGCAGACATATATGGAAAAGGAAATTCAGAAAGAGTTTTTGCAAGCGCCATCAAAGATACACCGTCTTTGCGAGAAAAAATGATTGTCCAGTCCAAGTGTGGTATTCGAAAAGGATTCTTTGATTTTTCGAAAGAACATATCATCACATCTGTAGAAGAGAGTTTAAAAAGGTTAGAGATGGATTATTTAGATGTGTTACTTTTACATAGACCAGATGCACTCATGGAGCCAGAAGAGGTTGCAGAGGCATTTACGAGACTGAAGGAAGATGGGAAAGTAGCGTACTTTGGTGTTAGCAATCAGCATCCAGGTCAAATGGAGCTCTTGAAAGCGTATGTGAGAGAACCGCTATTAATCAACCAAGTGCAGCTTAGCGTTATGCATACACCAATGATTGATGCTTCCTTTAACGTCAACATGTATAACCGAGAAGCTATTAATCGTGATCTTGGGATTATGGAATATAGTCGTTTGCATAACATGACGATTCAAGCTTGGTCACCGTTCCAATATGGAATGATCGAAGGCACGTTTATGGGGAATGAAGATTTTCCTAATTTAAACAAAACGCTTCAAGAGTTAGCTGATAAAAAAGGAGTAACAGATTCTGCAATCGCAATCGCTTGGTTACTTCGATTACCGCTAAGTGTGCAACCAATTGTAGGGACGATGAATACGTCACGTTTAAAGGATATTTCCAAAGCATCTGAGGTCGAGCTTACACGGGAAGAATGGTATGAGCTATACCGATCAGCAGGGAACGAATTACCGTAA
- a CDS encoding putative bifunctional diguanylate cyclase/phosphodiesterase translates to MRQEKVKSDLINLSILHALEEEAAIIDRFGKVIMVNTTNEEERSSEKNAPVKARLGSDYVKNLELANECYLQERVQLLLKGKLTDIKQINPYQQKEDIVWYEIRITAFIHEGERCGLIRYKDVTALVSYESQVIDVLESMNDGFFAVDKMWRMTYVNAHAASMLRKSVEELRGNDMWLMYPNLHGTPFELTYRRAMETRERQEIEAYYPAHHTWYSVRVYPHDEGGLAFYFQDIHERKEVEDRLYHAAYYDEMTKLPNRKKFYQVAEEKFEVAKPTQEFSLLFIDIDQFKTLNNLYGYAKGDELVKEIAKRIRYTCQGGGYVARFGGDEFVILYEGSPKDDGCRSFTSHLLYEVQKPIRLDNDKSYTPSVHVGISHYPFHATKVEALLSMADTALNEAKRKKVLICMYNEEIKKNLAYKNQLLHAFFDAVKTSDIFFVYQPQVNLHTGEIVTLEALTRWSDERLGAISPAEFIPLLEESGHIDLLTKKLVHDTFRELHILREKHDYKGSLSINMPTQLLHDHAFITFFEKTVKAAQFPSQTVEIELTESAELVTSDDILYQLDRLRQAGVKIAIDDFGKGYSNFIYLTEINAEKIKLDASFIRQIGIDKKSEDVLEGLIILSDKIGSTVVAEGVETESQLQFLQRTTCDVIQGFYYYKPMPIEDIHALFSAKQ, encoded by the coding sequence ATGCGCCAAGAGAAGGTAAAAAGCGATCTGATCAATTTATCTATTCTGCATGCACTTGAAGAGGAAGCAGCAATAATTGATCGATTTGGCAAAGTGATCATGGTCAATACAACAAATGAAGAGGAACGATCATCTGAGAAGAATGCTCCTGTTAAAGCAAGGCTCGGGAGCGACTATGTAAAAAACTTAGAATTGGCGAATGAGTGTTACCTCCAAGAACGAGTGCAACTCCTTTTAAAGGGCAAGCTAACAGACATTAAGCAAATTAATCCGTACCAGCAAAAGGAAGATATCGTATGGTATGAGATTCGAATCACGGCTTTTATCCATGAGGGAGAGCGGTGTGGACTTATTCGGTACAAAGATGTAACCGCACTTGTAAGCTATGAAAGTCAGGTTATTGATGTGCTAGAAAGCATGAACGACGGGTTCTTTGCAGTGGACAAAATGTGGAGAATGACCTACGTGAATGCCCATGCCGCAAGCATGCTTCGTAAGTCTGTTGAGGAGCTTCGTGGAAATGATATGTGGCTCATGTATCCGAATCTCCATGGGACACCGTTTGAATTAACTTATAGACGAGCGATGGAAACAAGAGAGCGACAGGAGATTGAAGCTTATTATCCGGCACATCATACGTGGTACAGTGTGCGGGTGTATCCACATGATGAAGGTGGATTAGCCTTTTATTTCCAAGACATACACGAGCGTAAAGAGGTGGAGGACAGGCTGTATCACGCTGCTTATTATGATGAAATGACGAAGCTACCTAACAGAAAGAAATTTTATCAGGTGGCGGAAGAGAAGTTTGAAGTAGCAAAACCTACTCAAGAGTTTTCGTTACTTTTTATTGATATTGATCAGTTTAAAACTCTGAATAATCTTTACGGCTATGCAAAAGGCGATGAGCTAGTCAAAGAGATCGCAAAGCGCATTCGCTATACGTGTCAGGGGGGAGGGTACGTCGCAAGGTTTGGTGGAGATGAATTTGTTATTCTTTATGAAGGTTCTCCCAAGGATGATGGCTGTCGAAGCTTTACGAGTCACCTTCTATACGAAGTGCAAAAGCCAATTCGATTAGACAACGATAAATCCTATACTCCTTCTGTCCACGTAGGAATCAGTCACTATCCATTCCATGCGACGAAGGTAGAAGCATTATTAAGTATGGCCGATACAGCACTTAATGAAGCGAAGCGGAAGAAAGTATTAATTTGCATGTACAATGAAGAGATCAAAAAGAACCTTGCTTATAAAAATCAGCTCCTACATGCTTTTTTTGATGCGGTAAAGACGTCCGATATTTTCTTCGTGTATCAGCCGCAGGTGAATCTTCATACAGGGGAGATTGTTACGCTTGAAGCACTGACAAGGTGGAGCGATGAGAGGCTCGGAGCCATATCGCCAGCAGAATTTATACCGCTCCTTGAGGAAAGTGGTCATATTGATTTACTTACAAAGAAACTCGTTCATGATACGTTTAGAGAACTGCATATATTGAGAGAAAAGCATGATTACAAAGGAAGCCTCTCTATTAACATGCCGACGCAACTCCTGCACGACCATGCATTTATTACGTTTTTTGAAAAGACAGTAAAGGCTGCGCAGTTCCCCTCGCAGACAGTTGAAATTGAGCTAACAGAGAGTGCAGAGCTCGTGACATCAGACGACATTCTTTATCAGCTGGATCGCCTTAGACAAGCAGGCGTGAAAATTGCGATTGATGACTTCGGAAAAGGCTACTCTAATTTCATTTACTTAACAGAGATTAATGCGGAAAAAATCAAGTTAGATGCTTCCTTTATTCGTCAAATTGGTATTGATAAAAAATCGGAGGACGTGCTAGAGGGGTTAATTATACTATCGGACAAAATAGGTAGCACGGTTGTAGCGGAGGGTGTAGAAACAGAATCACAGCTCCAATTCTTACAGCGAACAACGTGTGATGTTATACAAGGCTTTTACTATTATAAACCGATGCCAATCGAAGATATTCATGCCTTATTTTCGGCAAAACAATAA
- a CDS encoding DNA polymerase IV yields the protein MMKKSIFLIDMQSFFASVEKAKIPHAIDKPLVVSGDPSRRSGVILAACPLAKRLGVENGERLFDAQQKCPDLMVVAPHMQDYIDHSLAITEILEAVTDLVEPYSIDEQFMDVTHSQKLFGTPLEIAKYVQGKIFRHLGVRARIGIGENKVLAKMACDTFAKKNEEGIFTLTQENIEEVLWPRPINDLFRAGAKMTRHLRVRGVQTIGDFAAMSPEDIRKRFGIHGQVLWMNARGVDYSPVSPHTMSGQKAIGNGMTLPRDYTTKRDIKLVLLELCEEVCRRAREGSLLGQTISVGVTTSYELRTGFHRQMTMERPTAITMEVFAYVCKLFDQHWNGLPVRRLHISLSKLSSDKQIQLSLFDDGNREKHHKLGYVMDTVNKKYGKTSLIRASSLQEASQVKERAAKIGGHYK from the coding sequence ATAATGAAAAAATCCATCTTTTTAATTGATATGCAGTCCTTTTTTGCCTCTGTTGAAAAAGCGAAGATTCCTCATGCCATCGATAAGCCTCTCGTTGTTTCTGGAGATCCATCGAGACGCTCCGGTGTCATTTTAGCAGCTTGCCCATTGGCCAAACGTTTAGGCGTCGAAAATGGCGAACGTCTCTTTGACGCCCAGCAAAAGTGCCCTGATCTCATGGTCGTGGCTCCACACATGCAGGACTATATTGATCACTCCCTAGCTATTACTGAAATCTTAGAGGCCGTAACAGACCTCGTCGAACCGTACAGTATCGATGAACAATTTATGGATGTCACCCATTCTCAAAAGCTATTTGGCACTCCTTTAGAAATCGCAAAGTATGTGCAAGGCAAAATTTTTCGTCACTTGGGCGTGCGCGCCCGCATCGGAATAGGCGAAAATAAAGTATTAGCCAAAATGGCGTGTGACACGTTTGCTAAAAAGAATGAAGAAGGCATCTTTACACTTACACAAGAAAATATAGAAGAAGTATTATGGCCACGCCCTATTAATGATTTGTTTCGCGCTGGTGCCAAGATGACGCGACATTTACGTGTAAGAGGCGTCCAAACGATCGGAGACTTCGCTGCCATGTCGCCTGAGGATATACGAAAACGCTTTGGGATACACGGGCAAGTCCTCTGGATGAACGCACGTGGAGTTGACTACTCCCCCGTGTCCCCACACACAATGAGTGGACAAAAAGCGATCGGAAACGGGATGACCTTACCCCGTGATTACACAACGAAGCGCGATATTAAACTTGTACTATTAGAGCTTTGCGAGGAAGTGTGTCGACGCGCAAGAGAAGGCTCTCTGCTCGGTCAGACAATTTCCGTTGGTGTCACAACCAGCTATGAACTTCGCACTGGTTTTCACAGGCAAATGACGATGGAACGTCCAACAGCCATCACAATGGAAGTATTTGCGTACGTATGTAAGCTATTTGACCAGCATTGGAATGGACTTCCCGTAAGGCGTTTGCACATTTCTCTCTCCAAGCTATCATCTGATAAGCAGATACAGCTCAGCTTGTTCGATGATGGGAATCGCGAAAAACATCATAAGCTTGGCTATGTAATGGATACAGTGAATAAAAAATACGGAAAGACATCTTTAATTCGAGCATCTTCTTTGCAAGAGGCCAGTCAAGTGAAAGAACGCGCTGCTAAAATAGGAGGTCATTACAAATGA
- a CDS encoding YolD-like family protein, whose translation MSDYLKRGNLMWEGSRMMLHEHVSALRSHRADQQRLPRPALSEEDLTEFGTSLLASYTHHIELHVTYWEDGIAYHISGVVTSLNPYTKSFLLSDTRIEIRNLMRVERL comes from the coding sequence ATGAGCGATTATTTAAAACGTGGCAACCTTATGTGGGAGGGTAGCCGTATGATGTTACACGAGCACGTCTCTGCGCTGCGATCACACCGCGCTGATCAACAACGTTTACCTAGACCTGCGCTTAGCGAAGAGGATTTGACGGAATTCGGCACGTCCCTACTCGCCTCCTACACCCATCACATAGAGCTTCATGTGACGTATTGGGAGGACGGGATAGCCTATCATATTTCAGGTGTAGTCACCTCTTTAAACCCTTATACAAAATCCTTTCTTCTCTCCGATACACGGATCGAGATTAGGAATCTTATGCGCGTAGAAAGATTGTGA
- a CDS encoding acetamidase/formamidase family protein: MTHHTIALKKEHLRGSFNKDRQPIVTIESGDTFSVTTPDIEWGYSPNKGEPRKIYEPAQKEANPIHPMIGPIAISGAKTGMVVEIKIKRISPGWYGRNWAGGGSNYQNEAVGISQEPKLTVDWLIEDGFVKTTLSNKPFALHARPFLGLIGLAPGVDGTHITSPPRRTGGNIDCRELIESSSLFLPVEVDGAHVYVGDGHALQADGETSGTAIECPTNTTLEVTLHTGTLQAPMAKTPTEMLFFGFDEDLNLATQQALGSAVTYLEEEYQITRTEAMALSSTVVDLRITQIVNGVKGVHAAIQHDAIKKTFLE, encoded by the coding sequence ATGACACATCACACGATAGCATTAAAAAAGGAACATTTACGCGGATCTTTTAATAAAGACAGACAGCCAATTGTAACGATTGAGTCTGGCGACACGTTTTCTGTCACAACTCCAGACATTGAATGGGGCTATTCTCCGAATAAAGGAGAGCCCCGTAAGATTTATGAGCCTGCGCAAAAAGAGGCAAATCCAATTCATCCCATGATTGGACCAATCGCCATCAGTGGCGCAAAAACAGGCATGGTTGTAGAAATAAAAATAAAGCGTATAAGTCCTGGCTGGTACGGGAGAAATTGGGCCGGAGGCGGATCAAACTATCAAAACGAGGCGGTTGGGATTAGTCAGGAGCCAAAGCTTACAGTCGACTGGCTTATAGAAGATGGTTTCGTAAAAACGACGCTTAGTAATAAGCCGTTTGCGCTTCACGCACGTCCCTTTTTAGGTCTAATTGGTCTTGCGCCAGGAGTCGATGGAACGCATATTACGTCACCACCACGGAGGACCGGCGGAAATATTGACTGTAGAGAGCTGATTGAATCAAGTAGCTTATTTTTACCAGTAGAGGTTGATGGGGCGCACGTGTACGTTGGAGATGGACACGCCTTACAGGCAGACGGGGAAACAAGTGGGACAGCCATTGAATGTCCAACAAACACGACACTTGAGGTAACCTTACATACCGGGACGCTTCAAGCACCGATGGCAAAAACACCGACAGAGATGCTCTTTTTTGGGTTCGACGAAGACCTAAATCTCGCGACCCAACAAGCACTAGGATCAGCCGTTACTTATTTAGAAGAGGAGTATCAAATTACTCGAACAGAAGCAATGGCGCTGTCGAGCACCGTTGTCGATTTACGCATCACACAAATTGTAAATGGGGTAAAAGGCGTGCACGCAGCCATTCAACACGACGCCATTAAAAAGACGTTCCTAGAATAA
- a CDS encoding zinc-binding dehydrogenase, whose amino-acid sequence MKALVHEAHAGFDGVAVRDIEEAQVKPGFVKIRLKAAGLNHRDIFILSRHSTEDEGLIVGSDGAGVVEEVGDGVSRFTVGQEVIINPGIGWEEESDAPPEGFEILGLPDHGTIAESIVVPESTLELKPPHLSFLEAGTLSLAALTAYRALVTRAKLQSSQTILLPGVGSGAVTFLLLFAKKIGARVIVTSRSKEKREQALSLGADAAIDSEGDWDHQLEGEKVDVVIESVGAATFHKSLGQLRKGGTLVMFGASAGDEVTFNLRDFFYGQFNLLGSTMGSHEEYRAMLSFISKHNIKPVVDRVFPLSKAKEALQYLERGEQLGKVAINIDTDES is encoded by the coding sequence ATGAAAGCTCTTGTACATGAGGCGCACGCTGGATTTGATGGCGTAGCAGTTAGAGATATAGAAGAAGCACAGGTAAAGCCTGGGTTTGTAAAAATTCGTTTAAAAGCGGCTGGACTTAACCACCGTGATATTTTTATTCTAAGTCGTCATTCGACAGAGGATGAAGGTCTTATTGTCGGTTCTGATGGAGCGGGAGTCGTGGAAGAAGTAGGAGATGGTGTTAGCCGCTTTACTGTAGGGCAGGAGGTCATTATTAATCCTGGTATCGGCTGGGAGGAAGAATCTGATGCCCCACCTGAAGGCTTTGAAATTTTAGGTTTGCCTGATCATGGGACAATTGCAGAATCTATTGTCGTGCCCGAATCTACGCTTGAACTAAAGCCACCGCATTTAAGTTTTCTTGAGGCTGGGACGTTATCACTCGCTGCTTTAACAGCTTATAGAGCGCTTGTGACGCGTGCGAAGCTTCAATCCTCTCAAACGATTTTACTTCCTGGCGTAGGTAGTGGTGCGGTCACATTTTTACTCCTTTTTGCTAAAAAGATTGGTGCACGTGTGATTGTGACGTCACGTTCAAAAGAAAAGCGCGAGCAGGCCCTCTCGCTTGGAGCGGACGCTGCTATTGATAGCGAAGGGGATTGGGATCATCAATTAGAAGGCGAAAAAGTAGATGTCGTCATCGAATCGGTTGGAGCGGCTACGTTTCATAAATCGCTCGGGCAGCTTCGTAAAGGTGGGACACTCGTTATGTTTGGGGCCTCAGCTGGAGACGAAGTGACGTTTAATCTTCGCGATTTCTTTTACGGACAGTTTAATTTATTAGGTAGCACGATGGGAAGTCATGAAGAATATCGTGCCATGCTATCGTTTATTAGTAAGCATAATATTAAGCCTGTCGTTGACCGTGTTTTTCCTTTATCTAAAGCAAAAGAAGCTCTCCAGTATTTAGAGCGTGGAGAGCAGCTTGGCAAAGTTGCTATTAATATTGATACGGACGAAAGCTAA
- a CDS encoding DUF456 domain-containing protein — MVDIIVWVVIIALFVLSFIGLLYPVIPSVLVIWGAVILYAFLIDGSQISWWTWSSFAVLTIAIFVADYIASMYFVKKYGSSKHGMTAATIGLIVGSFIIPPFGIFIVPFVLVLLTEVAQRKSMTESAKVAVGTLLGFLASTFAKGVIQAILIGIFLVDVLIF; from the coding sequence TTGGTCGATATTATTGTTTGGGTTGTTATTATCGCATTATTTGTATTAAGCTTTATTGGTCTATTATATCCGGTTATACCATCTGTATTAGTTATTTGGGGCGCAGTTATTTTGTACGCCTTTTTAATTGATGGGTCACAGATCAGCTGGTGGACATGGTCCTCCTTCGCGGTATTAACCATCGCAATTTTTGTGGCTGACTATATAGCCAGTATGTATTTCGTTAAAAAATACGGTTCCTCTAAGCACGGCATGACAGCTGCAACAATCGGACTTATTGTAGGTAGCTTTATCATTCCACCATTTGGAATTTTTATCGTACCGTTTGTCCTTGTTTTATTAACAGAAGTGGCTCAGCGTAAGTCCATGACAGAATCGGCAAAAGTGGCAGTTGGCACGCTATTAGGCTTTTTAGCAAGTACGTTTGCCAAAGGAGTTATTCAAGCCATCTTAATTGGAATCTTCTTGGTCGATGTATTGATTTTTTAA
- a CDS encoding glutathione ABC transporter substrate-binding protein: MKVSRKWKFGMMALASASLLAACASEPDNDGAATNTTGNTSNNEGEAEASEEVADGNDLIIAVLSDASRLDPHTSNDVPSGNIQVNIYETLLRFNDDMELESNLATEWVDVDERTWEFTLQEGITFTDGEAFNADAVKANIDRILDDEVGAARKILFEIIDEVEVIDDTTVRFHTSEPFAPLPAHFAHYASSMISPAVIEADYDNFQNGDGNPGDYINENPIGTGFFTYDEWNPGDSLRLVKNEDYWGDLPHVDSVTFRVVPEDLTRVSELETGSAHIIDPVTPSDMARVNDGDTMEVYQRNAASITYLGFNTEREPYDDDRVRRAISMALSKDAMMEGVLEGTGELAYGPINDTQFGFSTDVTQLERDPEAARELLAEAGYADGFETTIWTNDSRERMDIAELAQADLAEIGIQAEIEVVEWGAYLEQTGQGEHDMFILGLSLGTMDADYPMHMLFHSENSGASGNRSFYQDAEFDALLQEARVEQDEDVRFGLYEDAVDYLIEESPAAFLYHPDHIMGYRSDVSGFWADASGLYQLQDVTID; the protein is encoded by the coding sequence ATGAAGGTAAGCAGGAAATGGAAATTTGGAATGATGGCTCTTGCATCGGCTAGTTTGCTTGCGGCATGTGCTAGTGAACCAGATAATGATGGAGCAGCAACAAATACAACAGGTAATACCTCTAACAATGAGGGGGAAGCGGAAGCGTCTGAAGAAGTAGCAGATGGGAATGATCTTATCATCGCTGTCCTGTCAGATGCGTCACGATTAGACCCTCATACCTCAAACGATGTACCCTCCGGTAACATTCAAGTAAACATTTACGAGACCTTACTACGATTCAACGATGATATGGAGCTCGAATCCAACCTTGCTACTGAGTGGGTAGATGTCGATGAACGTACGTGGGAATTCACCCTTCAAGAAGGTATTACTTTTACAGATGGCGAGGCGTTTAATGCAGATGCGGTAAAGGCAAATATTGATCGTATTTTAGACGACGAAGTTGGCGCTGCTCGTAAGATTCTTTTTGAAATTATTGATGAAGTGGAAGTGATTGATGACACGACGGTGCGATTCCATACGTCTGAACCGTTTGCGCCACTTCCAGCTCACTTTGCTCACTATGCTTCTAGTATGATTAGTCCCGCTGTTATCGAAGCAGATTATGACAACTTCCAAAATGGAGATGGCAATCCTGGTGATTATATTAACGAAAATCCAATCGGTACTGGCTTCTTTACATACGATGAATGGAATCCAGGAGATTCTCTTCGCTTAGTGAAAAATGAGGACTACTGGGGAGATCTTCCTCATGTAGATTCAGTCACTTTCCGAGTCGTTCCAGAGGATTTAACCCGAGTTTCTGAACTCGAGACGGGATCTGCTCATATCATTGATCCGGTAACACCAAGTGATATGGCGCGTGTAAACGATGGAGATACGATGGAAGTTTATCAGCGTAACGCAGCGAGTATCACGTACTTAGGCTTTAACACAGAAAGAGAGCCATACGATGATGACCGTGTGCGACGTGCAATTTCGATGGCACTAAGTAAGGATGCGATGATGGAGGGTGTGTTAGAAGGCACTGGAGAGCTTGCTTACGGTCCGATTAACGATACGCAGTTTGGTTTTAGCACAGATGTGACGCAGCTTGAGCGTGATCCTGAAGCGGCTCGTGAACTATTAGCTGAGGCTGGATATGCGGATGGGTTCGAAACAACGATTTGGACGAACGACAGCCGTGAGCGTATGGATATAGCAGAGCTTGCGCAAGCGGACCTCGCTGAGATTGGAATTCAAGCAGAGATTGAAGTTGTGGAGTGGGGTGCTTACTTAGAGCAAACAGGACAAGGGGAGCATGATATGTTCATCCTAGGTCTATCACTCGGAACAATGGATGCGGATTATCCAATGCACATGCTCTTCCATTCGGAGAACTCTGGTGCGAGTGGTAACAGATCGTTCTATCAGGACGCAGAGTTTGACGCATTACTTCAGGAAGCGCGTGTCGAGCAGGATGAAGACGTTAGATTTGGTTTATATGAAGATGCTGTGGACTATTTAATAGAAGAAAGTCCGGCTGCTTTCCTCTATCACCCAGACCACATTATGGGATATCGCTCTGATGTATCTGGATTCTGGGCAGATGCTTCTGGGTTGTATCAGCTTCAAGATGTGACGATCGACTAA
- a CDS encoding IS3 family transposase (programmed frameshift): protein MGKNVYSNEVKWAVVKEKMSGQLTNREIMDKYEVKNVSQIKTWMKWYRENQIHRFDQPIGKQYTYGLGPEDSSVEKNDRKMKHLTQENEILKKVFGDRKGAEKEIVLQLVQKLRRKYTVSAILSVLNVPRSTYYRWASAEPVTLSKEEKTMIYLCKKTKYRYGHRKIKELLKRDYHIKLHRNTVQRMMQKHHLQCRVKKKRKWKSQGESVIVAPHLLQRAFHASRPNQKWVTDITYIQYGADTLYLSTIMDLFNNQIVAYKLYTHQQIPLVMDTLTDALEKRGHPTGVMIHSDQGSVYSSYAYQNLMKEKHLISSMSRRGNCWDNAVIESFHSNLKSEEFQYVKFNSLSMEAVKERIDQFMKYYNEERIQEKLGYHTPIEFGEMAA, encoded by the exons ATGGGCAAAAACGTGTATTCAAATGAGGTAAAGTGGGCGGTAGTTAAAGAAAAAATGAGTGGTCAACTAACAAACAGAGAGATCATGGATAAGTATGAAGTTAAAAATGTGTCTCAAATCAAGACGTGGATGAAATGGTATCGTGAAAATCAGATTCATCGATTCGACCAGCCAATTGGAAAACAATATACGTATGGTCTTGGTCCTGAGGATTCGAGTGTAGAGAAAAACGACCGGAAAATGAAGCATCTCACACAGGAGAATGAAATCCTAA AAAAAGTATTTGGAGATCGAAAAGGAGCTGAAAAAGAAATCGTCCTCCAACTAGTCCAGAAATTAAGAAGGAAATATACTGTGTCAGCTATTCTATCTGTCTTAAACGTGCCTAGGTCTACCTATTACCGCTGGGCATCTGCCGAACCAGTTACATTATCTAAGGAAGAAAAGACAATGATCTACCTATGTAAGAAAACAAAGTACCGATATGGACACCGTAAAATTAAAGAGTTATTAAAACGCGACTATCATATCAAGCTACATCGTAATACGGTTCAACGGATGATGCAGAAGCATCACCTTCAATGTAGAGTGAAAAAGAAAAGAAAGTGGAAATCTCAAGGTGAGTCTGTCATTGTCGCACCACACTTATTACAGCGAGCGTTTCACGCAAGCAGACCGAATCAAAAGTGGGTAACGGATATTACGTACATTCAATATGGGGCAGACACGTTATATTTATCAACGATTATGGACTTGTTTAATAATCAAATCGTCGCTTATAAGCTGTATACACACCAGCAGATCCCTTTGGTTATGGATACTTTAACAGATGCGCTAGAAAAGAGAGGTCATCCAACAGGGGTCATGATTCATTCAGATCAAGGAAGTGTTTATTCTTCTTATGCATACCAAAACCTAATGAAAGAGAAACATTTGATCAGTAGTATGTCCCGAAGGGGAAACTGTTGGGATAACGCAGTCATTGAGTCTTTTCATTCAAACCTAAAATCAGAAGAATTCCAGTATGTAAAGTTTAATTCGTTGTCTATGGAAGCCGTAAAAGAACGGATAGATCAGTTTATGAAGTATTATAATGAAGAGCGTATCCAGGAAAAATTAGGCTACCATACACCAATAGAGTTTGGTGAAATGGCAGCCTAA
- a CDS encoding DUF2179 domain-containing protein, with the protein MIEPIIIFLAQILYVPILTLRTIMMVKSQKTKAAGLGVLEGVIYVVAIGIVLSDLSNYANMAAYALGFGAGLYIGALIEEKLAIGYVTIEANIPRVNEALVSRLREVGFSVSTSTVQGIEAERYLLYCTARRDREKEFYQIVDAYEEKAFVASFEPRSFKGGYITKAMKKRREMFLRRKNLKNSPQ; encoded by the coding sequence TTGATCGAACCTATTATCATTTTTCTTGCACAAATACTATACGTACCAATTTTAACGTTGCGTACGATTATGATGGTTAAATCGCAGAAAACAAAAGCAGCTGGTCTTGGTGTGTTAGAAGGTGTTATTTATGTGGTGGCTATAGGGATCGTGTTAAGTGATTTGTCTAATTACGCTAATATGGCTGCTTACGCGCTAGGCTTTGGTGCTGGACTTTATATTGGTGCTCTAATTGAAGAGAAGCTCGCAATCGGGTATGTTACCATTGAAGCTAATATTCCTCGTGTAAACGAAGCGTTAGTAAGCCGTCTTCGTGAAGTTGGATTTAGTGTATCCACTTCCACTGTACAAGGAATTGAAGCAGAACGGTATTTACTTTACTGCACAGCACGTCGTGATCGCGAAAAAGAATTTTATCAGATTGTTGATGCCTATGAGGAGAAAGCATTTGTGGCATCTTTTGAACCAAGAAGCTTTAAAGGCGGATACATTACAAAGGCCATGAAGAAACGCCGCGAAATGTTTTTACGTAGAAAAAACTTAAAGAATAGCCCTCAATAA